TTCGGCCATCCATCTGACCAGTTCTATCAACCAGAGTTATATCAATGTATTTTCGTCCCTTCGCTGATGTTCTTATGATCTTTTCTGCTATAGCAAATTCAGATGATATATCCCTTGATAAATTTAAATTTTCTACAAAATCTTCCTCTTTTTTAGACATTATTAAACTTCCCTTGGTTTTGATTATTTATAATTATTTTTAATCTTTAGATTTATTTGTTTGCTATTTTAACTTGAAATTCTCATTATTTAGAAAATATTATGTGAAATAATTGTAAATATAATAATTAACTCTAATTTGAAAATTTGTTATAATTGTCTACTGATCTTACAGTCATTTTACAATTTCAACTTTCAAAATGTTTTGGATGTGAATTTTTGGATCAAGAATTGAATACTCAAAGAGGGTGGTTAACTCTTATAATTGTAACTCTTTCAATTTTCACGATTGTTATTGATAAAACATTCATGAATGTGGCCATATCGTCCCTTATAAGAGATTTGAATACGAATATTGGGATGATCCAGATAATTATTGCTACATATTCCTTAACCATGGCAAGTTTAATGTTGATTGGTGGACGTTTACAGAATATACTTGGGAGAAAAAGAACATTTCTTACTGGAGCTACAATCTATGGTATTGGAACCATAATAGCTGCGCTCAGTATTAATAGTTATATGTTACTGTTTGGCTGGTCAATACTCGAGGGAATTGGAGCAGCACTCATGATGCCTGCAACAACTTCCATCATCTCTGGAAGTTATGATGGCGAAAGAAGGGCATTCGCGCTTGGAATTACTAGTTCAATGGCCTCTGGTGCAGGAACAGTAGGTCCAATTATTGGTGGTTTTTTAACAACATATTACACGTGGAGATATGCATTTGGATTGGAGTTAATTGTAATAATTATTATTGTCCTATTTTCAAGGGAGATAACAAGATTTCCTCTTACAATGAAGTGGGGAGATTTAAATTTAGTTGGTGCTGTTAATTCATCTGTAGGAATATTTCTCTTTGTTATAGGTATTTTATTGCTTAACGATCCACAAACTTGGAATATTGCCCCATACCCAATTGTTATTGGAATAATTCTAATGATAATTTTTTACTTTAATCAGAAAAGTAGGATGAAACAGAATAAAGAACCTTTAGTTGATGTTTCCCTGTTTAAAGATCGTGGTTTTACTCTTGCAAATATTGCAAGGTTAATAATGAACTTCACAATAGGTGGTGTTTTATTTGTTATTCCTGTTTATGTCCAGGGCGTTCTGGGCGCAGATCCTCTGACAACCGGTTTATCATTGATCCCCATGAGTGTTGCAATTTTCATAATGTCCTCTGCAGCAGGAAAACTTTCAACAAGAATACAACCCCGTTATATCCTTGCAATTGGCGCAGCAGCAGCTCTTAGTGGTAGTCTTTATCTTAGTTTAATATTCAATTATTATACCACAATATTGGACATGTTTCCAGGCATATTCCTTCTTGGAGTAGGTATGGGAATAGTCTTTCCCCACTCAGCTAACGTTATATTCTCTGTTGCCAAACGTGACCAACAACCAGATGCGTCAGGAATTATGAACACAGGTATAAATCTTGGTTCATCTCTTGGAACTGCAGTATTGGGGGTAGTATTGATATTAGGAAGTTTTAGTGGTCTAGGTCTGGTTTTCAACAATCAGGCGGCAGTTTCAAGCACTGAGAAAATTACAGGCGTTCATCAATTATTTGAAAAATTAGAAATTGAAAATCCTGGTGATATTGATGAAAAACAGGAAATGCTTACGATTCAAAAGGTCAACACCATGAAATTTGCATTTAATATTGTGAGTTTCGTATTATTTATTGGTTTGATAATATCACTTTTTATTCCTCTACAAAAAAGGAAACGAAAACATACAATAGATGC
This sequence is a window from Methanobacterium sp. SMA-27. Protein-coding genes within it:
- a CDS encoding MFS transporter, yielding MDQELNTQRGWLTLIIVTLSIFTIVIDKTFMNVAISSLIRDLNTNIGMIQIIIATYSLTMASLMLIGGRLQNILGRKRTFLTGATIYGIGTIIAALSINSYMLLFGWSILEGIGAALMMPATTSIISGSYDGERRAFALGITSSMASGAGTVGPIIGGFLTTYYTWRYAFGLELIVIIIIVLFSREITRFPLTMKWGDLNLVGAVNSSVGIFLFVIGILLLNDPQTWNIAPYPIVIGIILMIIFYFNQKSRMKQNKEPLVDVSLFKDRGFTLANIARLIMNFTIGGVLFVIPVYVQGVLGADPLTTGLSLIPMSVAIFIMSSAAGKLSTRIQPRYILAIGAAAALSGSLYLSLIFNYYTTILDMFPGIFLLGVGMGIVFPHSANVIFSVAKRDQQPDASGIMNTGINLGSSLGTAVLGVVLILGSFSGLGLVFNNQAAVSSTEKITGVHQLFEKLEIENPGDIDEKQEMLTIQKVNTMKFAFNIVSFVLFIGLIISLFIPLQKRKRKHTIDAVSSHI